A section of the Raphanus sativus cultivar WK10039 unplaced genomic scaffold, ASM80110v3 Scaffold1158, whole genome shotgun sequence genome encodes:
- the LOC130503819 gene encoding uncharacterized protein LOC130503819 isoform X2 yields the protein MPSSASISSPSSLAILSAKTRYPLSFSSFTSAQGRESLIFLFSVCFPSTLQFHQRGFVQGILAFLWILRPLSSLFVLNVPEEDQHSFERILFLVKYAYW from the exons ATGCCATCCTCGGCATCAATCTCATCGCCTTCTTCTCTAGCTATTCTCTCAGCCAAGACTCGATATCCACTCTCCTTCTCCAGCTTCACTTCAGCACAAGGTCGAGAATCCTTGATCTTCCTCTTCTCTGTTTGCTTCCCATCAACCCTGCAATTTCATCAAC GTGGGTTTGTTCAGGGGATCCTTGCGTTTTTATGGATCTTGAGGCCTTTGTCGAG TCTATTTGTGTTGAATGTCCCTGAAGAAGATCAACACTCATTTGAGAGGATTTTGTTTCTGGTGAAGTATGCTTACTGGTGA
- the LOC130503819 gene encoding uncharacterized protein LOC130503819 isoform X1 gives MPSSASISSPSSLAILSAKTRYPLSFSSFTSAQGRESLIFLFSVCFPSTLQFHQRGFVQGILAFLWILRPLSSRFVLNVPEEDQHSLMCSVLMFCDVFVSVYLC, from the exons ATGCCATCCTCGGCATCAATCTCATCGCCTTCTTCTCTAGCTATTCTCTCAGCCAAGACTCGATATCCACTCTCCTTCTCCAGCTTCACTTCAGCACAAGGTCGAGAATCCTTGATCTTCCTCTTCTCTGTTTGCTTCCCATCAACCCTGCAATTTCATCAAC GTGGGTTTGTTCAGGGGATCCTTGCGTTTTTATGGATCTTGAGGCCTTTGTCGAG TCGATTTGTGTTGAATGTCCCTGAAGAAGATCAACACTCGTTGATGTGTTCGGTACTGATGTTTTGTGATGTCTTTGTCTCAGTCTATTTGTGTTGA